The Altererythrobacter sp. CAU 1644 genome has a window encoding:
- a CDS encoding CaiB/BaiF CoA transferase family protein encodes MPQSNGPLTGLRVVEFVGIGPGPHVAMLLADLGAEVVRIERPGGRMANPVVDRARHRVEVDLKSEEGRQFIHDATAHADVLVEGYRPGVMERLGLGPDAMLAHNPRLVYARMTGWGQDGPLAQAAGHDINYIAITGALAAVGRPGEPAQPPQNLVGDFGGGSMYCAFGILAALYERERSGKGQVVDAAIVDGATSLMSFFFGVRHQPHLSTDRGKGMLSGGAHFYRCYECADGREISVGAIEPQFYAELLERIDAPAELREGQMNPANWADYTARLAALFKTKPAAEWASLLEGTDACAAEVLALEEAREHPHMKARNAYVERDGVWHTAPAPRFDRTPGTIRESAQDGAEVVERWKAGG; translated from the coding sequence ATGCCGCAATCGAACGGGCCGTTGACTGGCCTCAGGGTCGTCGAATTCGTCGGGATCGGACCAGGACCGCATGTTGCCATGCTGCTGGCCGATCTGGGCGCGGAGGTCGTCCGGATCGAGCGACCGGGCGGACGGATGGCCAACCCCGTGGTCGACCGCGCGCGGCACCGGGTCGAAGTTGACCTGAAAAGCGAGGAAGGTCGCCAGTTCATTCACGACGCCACGGCGCATGCCGATGTTCTGGTTGAGGGGTATCGACCGGGCGTGATGGAGCGGCTCGGGCTGGGCCCCGACGCCATGCTCGCGCACAATCCGCGGCTCGTCTACGCACGGATGACCGGCTGGGGTCAGGATGGCCCGCTCGCCCAGGCGGCTGGCCACGACATCAACTATATTGCGATCACCGGCGCCCTGGCGGCTGTGGGCCGTCCGGGCGAACCGGCACAGCCGCCGCAGAACCTCGTCGGCGATTTTGGCGGCGGCTCGATGTATTGTGCGTTCGGCATTCTCGCCGCTCTCTATGAACGCGAGCGCAGCGGGAAAGGGCAGGTCGTCGACGCGGCGATCGTCGATGGCGCGACCAGCCTGATGAGCTTCTTCTTCGGGGTGCGGCATCAACCGCACCTTTCGACCGACCGCGGCAAGGGCATGCTCAGCGGCGGCGCGCATTTCTATCGCTGCTACGAATGCGCCGATGGGCGCGAGATCAGCGTCGGCGCGATCGAGCCGCAATTCTATGCCGAGCTTCTCGAGCGGATCGACGCCCCGGCTGAGCTTCGCGAGGGCCAGATGAATCCCGCGAACTGGGCCGACTACACCGCGCGCCTCGCGGCATTATTCAAGACGAAACCGGCGGCGGAATGGGCCAGCCTGCTCGAAGGAACCGACGCCTGCGCCGCCGAAGTCCTCGCCTTGGAGGAAGCACGCGAACATCCGCACATGAAGGCACGCAATGCCTATGTCGAGCGCGACGGAGTATGGCATACCGCCCCGGCGCCGCGGTTCGACCGCACACCGGGGACCATCCGCGAAAGCGCACAGGACGGTGCCGAAGTGGTAGAGCGCTGGAAGGCAGGGGGCTGA
- a CDS encoding efflux transporter outer membrane subunit — translation MRLRNSLVLIPAVALGACVAGPAPEIATPVPTLPGAFFYVPATTESAALEALLPSSDPAFVALSDQALSDSPTLGEALARVEAARAGAARAGAERLPSVGADASVTGTRTNPNQFGNSLPPGISIDTERTSYAANLTARWDPDLFGVLKASERAALARIDAASAGAQAVRLALISEIAASVIDWRTLSSRREALEQDVAAATRLADLARQREEAGIAPGFDRVRAQATASQSRSRMAALASEEARLIGRLVTLTARDAAWVAAALETPAPDRFDTTAPAALPSLLLANRPDVARAEAELAASDAELAAAARKRFPRLTLSAALGLLAFDLGELFDSDSVVGSAGGSLLAPLLDFGRIQAEIDGAAAEKQAAFARYRGAVFAALGDAETAYGLVAAADAEAAAAADEFAQLQRAAALADTRYRAGLADFLTVLEARRAADASGERAAASLGRAQRARVLLWQALGGDVQPTSRSISQ, via the coding sequence GTGAGGTTGCGCAACTCCCTCGTATTGATCCCGGCTGTGGCGCTCGGCGCCTGCGTCGCCGGTCCTGCGCCCGAGATCGCGACGCCGGTTCCCACGCTGCCCGGCGCGTTCTTCTACGTTCCGGCCACCACCGAAAGCGCCGCGCTCGAGGCGCTGCTGCCCAGTAGTGACCCCGCATTCGTCGCGCTGTCGGACCAAGCGTTGAGCGACAGCCCTACCCTCGGTGAAGCGCTGGCACGGGTAGAAGCCGCACGAGCAGGAGCCGCTCGCGCGGGCGCAGAGCGCCTGCCGAGCGTCGGCGCCGATGCCTCGGTGACCGGAACACGCACCAATCCCAACCAGTTCGGCAACAGCTTGCCGCCCGGTATCTCAATCGACACTGAGCGCACATCCTACGCCGCCAATCTCACCGCGCGCTGGGATCCCGACCTGTTCGGCGTGCTCAAGGCGAGCGAGCGTGCCGCCCTGGCGCGGATCGATGCCGCCAGTGCGGGCGCGCAGGCCGTACGACTGGCATTGATTTCGGAAATTGCCGCCAGCGTGATCGACTGGCGGACGCTCAGTTCCCGGCGCGAGGCGCTGGAGCAGGATGTCGCCGCCGCGACGCGCCTCGCCGACCTCGCCCGGCAGCGCGAAGAGGCCGGTATCGCGCCCGGCTTCGACCGCGTCCGCGCCCAGGCCACCGCCAGCCAGTCGCGTTCGCGGATGGCCGCGCTCGCCAGCGAAGAGGCACGGCTCATCGGTCGCCTCGTCACGCTGACCGCGCGCGATGCGGCGTGGGTAGCCGCGGCGCTCGAGACGCCTGCGCCGGATAGATTTGATACGACCGCCCCGGCAGCGCTGCCGTCGCTCCTGCTGGCCAATCGCCCTGACGTAGCGCGTGCCGAAGCCGAACTGGCGGCGAGCGATGCGGAACTGGCGGCAGCGGCGCGCAAGCGCTTCCCGCGGCTGACGCTCTCTGCCGCGCTGGGCCTGCTCGCCTTCGATCTGGGTGAATTGTTCGACAGCGATTCAGTCGTGGGCTCGGCCGGCGGAAGCCTGCTCGCTCCCCTGCTCGACTTTGGCCGGATCCAGGCTGAGATCGACGGAGCCGCTGCCGAGAAGCAGGCCGCCTTCGCGCGCTATCGCGGGGCGGTGTTCGCAGCGCTGGGCGATGCGGAAACCGCCTATGGCCTGGTCGCAGCGGCGGATGCCGAAGCGGCCGCCGCCGCCGACGAGTTCGCCCAGCTCCAACGCGCCGCCGCGCTGGCCGACACACGTTATCGCGCGGGGCTGGCCGATTTCCTCACCGTACTGGAGGCGCGCCGGGCCGCCGATGCCAGCGGAGAACGCGCGGCCGCCTCATTGGGCCGGGCGCAGCGCGCGCGCGTGCTGTTGTGGCAGGCTCTGGGCGGCGACGTTCAGCCGACCAGCCGGTCGATCAGCCAGTAA
- a CDS encoding efflux RND transporter periplasmic adaptor subunit, whose amino-acid sequence MALLPQGFSFSRKALPVIAAIGFIAAVLFIAFSLPNRELSEPEEQPARATGPLANAPRVAGAGVVEPSSEIIDVGTALSGLVTSLYVQPGDRVTKDQWLFTVDTRQIRAGLGEAQASVAEANASIADARSALATAQRQLDLYRSIDDPAAVSRAEVIRAEGEADMARQRLKLAQARLQSARARVNAAQTELGRASVRAPIAGEILAVNIREGEYLSTMGGQSQPFIQMGETQPLHVRIDIDEDEAGRIKQGAEAYVSPRGAAEMQVKATFVRAEPLVIPKRSLTNSAQERVDVRVLQLIYALPDSARESFNVGQQVDAFIPAKDGSK is encoded by the coding sequence ATGGCATTACTCCCCCAAGGTTTCAGCTTCTCGCGCAAGGCGCTGCCGGTGATCGCCGCGATCGGCTTCATCGCCGCGGTCCTCTTCATCGCCTTCAGCCTACCCAATCGCGAGCTGAGCGAGCCAGAAGAGCAGCCCGCGCGTGCTACGGGGCCGCTGGCCAATGCGCCGCGGGTGGCCGGGGCGGGCGTGGTCGAGCCGTCGAGCGAGATTATCGATGTCGGCACGGCCCTGTCGGGCCTTGTAACCAGCCTCTACGTCCAGCCGGGCGACCGCGTGACGAAAGACCAGTGGCTGTTCACGGTCGACACGCGCCAGATCCGCGCCGGTCTTGGCGAAGCGCAGGCTTCGGTTGCCGAGGCCAATGCCAGCATCGCCGACGCGCGCAGCGCTCTAGCGACGGCGCAGCGCCAGCTCGACCTCTATCGCAGCATCGACGATCCTGCCGCGGTGAGCCGTGCGGAAGTCATCCGTGCAGAGGGCGAGGCAGACATGGCGCGGCAACGGCTGAAGCTGGCGCAGGCGCGGCTGCAATCGGCCCGCGCGAGGGTCAATGCCGCGCAAACCGAACTCGGTCGCGCCAGCGTTCGCGCGCCGATCGCCGGTGAGATCCTCGCGGTCAACATTCGCGAGGGAGAATATCTCTCGACGATGGGCGGGCAAAGCCAGCCCTTCATCCAGATGGGCGAAACGCAGCCATTGCACGTCCGCATCGATATCGACGAGGACGAGGCAGGTCGCATCAAGCAAGGCGCAGAAGCTTACGTCAGCCCGCGCGGGGCAGCCGAAATGCAGGTCAAAGCGACATTCGTGCGCGCCGAACCTCTGGTCATCCCCAAGCGCTCGCTCACCAACTCGGCGCAGGAGCGCGTCGACGTCCGCGTGCTGCAGCTCATCTACGCATTGCCCGATAGCGCGCGTGAGAGCTTCAACGTCGGCCAGCAGGTCGATGCCTTTATCCCTGCGAAGGACGGCAGCAAGTGA
- a CDS encoding exopolysaccharide biosynthesis protein, with protein sequence MSHEPHSVEEAVEAIEDLAEKQDKVRIGDVVDEFGRRSYGPFLLIFALLELTPLGGIPGVPSFLALMCALVAVQMLLAGDHIWLPNWIEQRSVGADKLNKSAHKLEGIAEKLDHWFHGRLKQFTSAPMQKVAAVMILLLCLTVPPLEFLPFASSAPMLAIAAFGLALTVRDGLLMLIATALSVAAIGFGTYYYWNSNGSGGGGFLGIF encoded by the coding sequence ATGTCGCACGAACCACATAGCGTCGAAGAGGCGGTCGAAGCGATCGAGGACCTGGCCGAGAAGCAGGACAAGGTCCGCATCGGCGATGTCGTCGACGAGTTCGGCAGGCGCAGCTACGGCCCGTTCCTGTTGATTTTTGCGTTGCTGGAACTCACCCCGCTGGGCGGCATTCCCGGCGTCCCCAGCTTCCTCGCCCTGATGTGCGCTCTGGTCGCGGTCCAAATGCTCCTTGCGGGCGATCACATCTGGCTACCCAACTGGATCGAACAACGCTCGGTCGGTGCTGACAAGCTCAACAAGTCCGCCCACAAGCTGGAGGGGATCGCTGAAAAGCTCGACCACTGGTTTCACGGGCGGCTCAAGCAGTTCACCTCGGCGCCGATGCAGAAAGTGGCCGCAGTGATGATTCTCCTGCTCTGCCTCACTGTCCCGCCGCTCGAATTCCTGCCCTTTGCCAGCAGCGCCCCGATGTTGGCGATCGCTGCTTTCGGCCTGGCGCTGACCGTGCGCGATGGCCTGCTGATGCTGATAGCAACTGCGCTTTCCGTAGCGGCAATCGGTTTCGGGACCTATTACTACTGGAACTCTAACGGGTCCGGCGGCGGCGGATTCCTCGGAATCTTCTAA
- a CDS encoding ABC transporter ATP-binding protein — MDTSAIGGCSPEAAICARNIARDFESGQQVIRVLHGIDTDIRPGEMTYLVGESGSGKTTLISIMCGILWPTEGEVRVFGTDIYSLSDDELVNFRLQNIGFIFQQYNLIPSIDAAANAAVPLIAQGMPVERARSKAKELLDALNIADQADKLPNQLSGGQQQRVAIARALVHEPRLVVCDEPTAALDAKSGRRVMDLLREVAVAPDRACVIVTHDNRIFDLADRILVLEDGRIIHDGTQMPDGH, encoded by the coding sequence ATGGACACGAGCGCGATCGGCGGCTGCTCGCCCGAGGCGGCGATCTGCGCCCGCAATATCGCGCGCGATTTCGAAAGCGGGCAGCAGGTGATCCGCGTGCTGCACGGGATCGATACCGATATCCGGCCAGGCGAGATGACCTACCTCGTCGGCGAAAGCGGATCGGGCAAGACCACGCTGATCTCGATCATGTGCGGGATCCTGTGGCCGACCGAGGGCGAGGTGCGCGTCTTCGGGACCGACATCTATTCGCTGAGCGACGACGAGCTCGTCAACTTCCGGCTGCAGAACATCGGCTTCATCTTCCAGCAGTACAACCTCATCCCCTCGATCGACGCCGCTGCCAATGCCGCCGTCCCGCTGATCGCACAAGGCATGCCGGTCGAGCGTGCCCGCTCCAAGGCCAAGGAACTGCTCGACGCGCTCAACATCGCGGACCAGGCAGACAAGCTGCCCAACCAGCTTTCGGGCGGCCAGCAGCAGCGCGTCGCGATCGCCCGCGCGCTGGTGCACGAACCGCGCCTCGTCGTGTGCGACGAGCCGACCGCCGCGCTCGACGCCAAGTCGGGCCGCCGGGTGATGGATTTGCTGCGCGAAGTGGCGGTCGCGCCCGACCGCGCCTGCGTGATCGTCACCCACGACAACCGCATTTTCGACCTCGCCGACCGCATCCTCGTGCTCGAGGACGGACGCATCATTCATGACGGCACGCAGATGCCGGACGGCCACTAG
- a CDS encoding HupE/UreJ family protein: protein MMLRLLAGLFALLLMAVPAQADEVRPASIDFTETTPGEWSLDWKQPVASPGAVQFIVPTLPQNCAIEGEIARSLGAAALIGNAQVRCEGEVSGGTIGLPELAGKADALVRIAPLDREVQSHRLTASAPLATIIARPDRWQVLRSYFVIGTEHILMGWDHLLFVVALVLLVVGGWQVVKAATAFTIAHSITLVATTLGMTGLPQKPVEALIALSIVFLAVELLHTDRETWTRRWPWLVAFGFGLLHGFGFAGALREIGLPEGEVPAALFAFNVGVEAGQLLVIAAVIGLRHAVTRLAPKAEQPALRFATYGIGITASYWLIDRLVG, encoded by the coding sequence ATGATGTTGCGGCTACTGGCCGGATTGTTCGCGCTGCTGCTGATGGCGGTACCGGCACAGGCCGACGAAGTGCGCCCGGCCTCGATCGACTTTACCGAAACTACTCCCGGTGAATGGTCGCTCGACTGGAAGCAGCCCGTTGCATCACCGGGCGCGGTCCAGTTTATCGTGCCTACGCTGCCGCAGAATTGCGCCATAGAGGGCGAGATTGCGCGTTCGCTCGGGGCCGCGGCACTGATCGGTAATGCGCAAGTGCGCTGCGAAGGCGAGGTCTCCGGCGGTACTATCGGGTTGCCCGAGCTCGCCGGGAAGGCCGATGCGCTCGTGCGGATCGCACCGCTCGACCGTGAGGTTCAAAGCCATCGTTTGACGGCGAGCGCACCGCTTGCGACCATCATCGCCCGGCCCGATCGCTGGCAGGTCCTGCGCAGCTATTTCGTGATCGGGACCGAGCACATCCTGATGGGCTGGGACCATTTGCTGTTTGTCGTAGCGCTTGTCCTGCTGGTGGTCGGCGGCTGGCAGGTGGTCAAGGCGGCGACCGCTTTCACCATCGCACATTCGATCACGCTGGTGGCGACGACGCTCGGCATGACGGGCCTGCCGCAAAAGCCGGTCGAGGCGCTGATCGCGCTCAGTATCGTGTTCCTCGCGGTCGAACTGCTGCACACGGATCGCGAGACATGGACCCGCCGCTGGCCGTGGCTGGTCGCGTTCGGCTTCGGCCTGCTTCACGGCTTCGGCTTCGCCGGGGCCTTGCGCGAAATCGGCCTGCCCGAGGGCGAAGTGCCCGCGGCGCTGTTCGCCTTCAATGTCGGGGTCGAGGCGGGCCAGCTGCTGGTGATCGCCGCGGTGATCGGCCTGCGCCATGCCGTAACGCGGCTGGCACCCAAGGCCGAACAGCCGGCTCTACGGTTCGCGACCTATGGGATCGGCATCACCGCGAGTTACTGGCTGATCGACCGGCTGGTCGGCTGA
- a CDS encoding MaoC family dehydratase, whose translation MAGRYFDEWQVGDRIEHEIRRTVTETDNLLFTTMTHNPQPLHLDIEAAKASEFGQILVNGTFTFALMVGLSVGDTTLGTLIANLGYDKLAMPKPVAIGDTLRATSEVAELRESKSRPTAGIVTWTHEMLNQRDEVVCRCLRSALVQKRPG comes from the coding sequence ATGGCCGGTAGGTATTTCGACGAATGGCAGGTCGGTGACCGGATCGAGCACGAGATCCGGCGCACCGTGACCGAAACAGACAATCTGCTGTTCACTACCATGACCCACAACCCGCAGCCGCTGCACCTCGATATCGAGGCGGCCAAGGCCAGCGAATTCGGTCAGATCCTCGTCAATGGCACCTTCACCTTCGCCCTGATGGTGGGGCTGTCGGTCGGCGACACGACGCTCGGCACGCTGATCGCGAACCTTGGCTACGACAAGCTGGCGATGCCCAAGCCGGTAGCGATCGGCGATACTTTGCGCGCGACCAGCGAAGTCGCCGAGCTGCGCGAAAGCAAGTCCCGACCGACTGCCGGAATCGTCACCTGGACGCATGAAATGCTCAATCAGCGCGACGAGGTGGTGTGCCGGTGCCTGCGGAGTGCGCTAGTGCAGAAACGCCCGGGCTGA
- a CDS encoding ABC transporter permease: MLWIAIRMLTGDRQKFFGLLFGIAFSTLLITQQLVIFVNLIERGASGVYNNANAEIYVMDPVSRTTDVIYPLPSTALDQVRSVPGVEWAVPQLRANAAVRTSTGDLEQVAIIGVDDTTLIGLPKNLLIGSKEDLSIPDTVIIDDVGAERMFEDGDPIGQRLELNDQRAVIRGMADTIPSFTSTAVLYTTYSQALRYVPGTRNRMSLVLAGVAEGTTPEQAVARIEEQTGLRARTSKQFAQDGVDFIIENTGIPFNFGITVALGFVVGVAIVGLTFSLFIRDNIKQFGALKAIGVTNGKLVRMVGVQAGMVGAIGYALGLVGTAVFIWAFGNNPTFKGFYIPWQIPLISFVAVVLILAMTGWIAMRKVLNTEPAAVFR, translated from the coding sequence ATGCTCTGGATAGCCATCCGCATGCTGACCGGGGACCGCCAGAAGTTCTTCGGCCTGTTGTTCGGGATCGCCTTCTCGACGCTGCTGATCACGCAGCAATTGGTCATCTTCGTGAACCTGATCGAGCGGGGTGCCAGCGGCGTCTACAACAACGCCAATGCCGAGATTTACGTGATGGACCCGGTCAGCCGCACGACCGATGTGATCTATCCCCTCCCCTCGACCGCGCTCGACCAGGTGCGTTCGGTTCCCGGCGTCGAATGGGCCGTCCCGCAATTGCGCGCCAACGCTGCCGTGCGCACAAGCACCGGCGATCTCGAGCAGGTGGCGATCATCGGGGTGGACGATACGACCCTGATCGGCCTGCCCAAGAACCTGCTGATTGGCAGCAAGGAGGATCTCTCGATCCCCGATACGGTCATCATCGACGACGTCGGGGCCGAGCGGATGTTCGAGGATGGCGATCCGATCGGGCAACGGCTGGAGCTCAACGACCAGCGCGCGGTGATCCGCGGCATGGCCGACACGATCCCCAGCTTCACCAGCACCGCAGTGCTCTACACCACCTATTCGCAGGCGCTGCGCTATGTGCCCGGGACGCGCAACCGGATGAGCCTGGTGCTGGCCGGCGTAGCCGAGGGCACGACCCCCGAGCAGGCCGTCGCGCGGATCGAGGAACAGACCGGATTGCGGGCGCGCACCAGCAAGCAGTTCGCGCAGGACGGGGTCGATTTCATCATCGAGAACACCGGCATCCCGTTCAATTTCGGCATCACGGTCGCGCTCGGCTTCGTCGTCGGCGTGGCGATCGTCGGCCTCACCTTCAGCCTGTTCATCCGCGACAACATCAAGCAGTTCGGCGCGCTCAAGGCGATCGGCGTGACCAACGGCAAGCTCGTGCGCATGGTAGGGGTGCAGGCCGGCATGGTCGGCGCGATCGGCTATGCGCTGGGGCTGGTCGGCACGGCCGTCTTCATCTGGGCGTTCGGCAATAACCCGACCTTCAAGGGATTCTATATCCCCTGGCAGATCCCGCTGATCAGTTTCGTGGCGGTCGTCCTGATCCTGGCGATGACCGGCTGGATCGCCATGCGCAAGGTGCTCAACACCGAACCCGCGGCGGTGTTTCGCTGA
- a CDS encoding peptidylprolyl isomerase → MNLPAWTREPLVHFLVGGALVFALFSLRGGEVDPSSRVIAIDRETQAQIALGFERLMSRAPTDAELDAQIDRYVREEVLYREALRLGLDQDDAIVRRRLAQKMDMLASGRAETEQPAEATLRQWYADNSARFSDEASYSFDQLWFSTEDEARAAKARIGAARDWQALGERISLPVSLDDEPRREVLDRFGERFVAEIDALNVGDSWQGPIPSGLGWHLVRTRSREAGSVPPFEDVREDVENDWRSATIAERREQAYQILREAYRIEIE, encoded by the coding sequence GTGAACCTACCTGCCTGGACCCGCGAACCGCTGGTCCACTTCCTGGTCGGAGGCGCGCTGGTTTTCGCGCTGTTCTCGTTGCGCGGCGGCGAGGTCGATCCATCCAGCCGGGTCATCGCCATCGACCGCGAGACGCAGGCGCAAATCGCGCTCGGGTTCGAACGGTTGATGAGCCGTGCGCCGACCGACGCCGAACTCGATGCGCAGATCGACCGCTACGTCCGCGAGGAAGTGCTCTATCGCGAGGCCTTGCGGCTCGGCCTCGACCAGGACGATGCGATCGTCCGGCGGCGCCTGGCGCAGAAGATGGACATGCTGGCGAGCGGGCGGGCCGAGACCGAGCAACCCGCCGAGGCGACGCTGCGGCAATGGTATGCCGACAATTCTGCGCGGTTCTCCGACGAAGCGAGCTACTCCTTCGACCAGCTCTGGTTCTCGACCGAGGATGAAGCGCGCGCGGCCAAGGCGCGGATTGGTGCCGCGCGGGATTGGCAGGCGCTCGGCGAGCGGATCAGCCTGCCGGTGTCGCTCGACGACGAGCCGCGCCGCGAAGTGCTCGATCGTTTCGGGGAGCGCTTTGTCGCCGAGATCGATGCGCTCAATGTCGGCGATAGTTGGCAAGGACCAATCCCCTCTGGGCTCGGCTGGCACCTCGTGCGGACGAGATCGCGCGAAGCGGGCAGCGTGCCACCGTTCGAGGACGTCCGCGAGGATGTCGAAAACGACTGGCGCAGCGCGACGATCGCCGAACGACGCGAGCAAGCCTACCAGATCCTGCGCGAGGCCTACCGGATCGAGATCGAATGA
- a CDS encoding glucuronosyltransferase, with the protein MKRVLAVASGGGHWEQLMLLADAFAGHEVRFATTAAAQAEYFGVVDAMALPDCNLGQPLRSLGCAIVSLGHLVRSRPDVVISTGAAPGLFCILWGRMLGAQTLWIDSIANAERLSLSGRLATRIAHRCLTQWEHLADGKRVQFAGGVL; encoded by the coding sequence ATGAAGCGGGTCTTGGCAGTGGCATCGGGCGGCGGGCATTGGGAGCAGTTGATGCTGCTCGCCGACGCCTTTGCGGGCCACGAAGTCCGATTTGCGACTACGGCCGCGGCGCAGGCGGAGTATTTCGGCGTCGTGGATGCGATGGCGCTGCCCGACTGCAACCTTGGCCAGCCGCTGCGTTCCCTGGGATGCGCGATCGTCTCGCTGGGACATCTCGTGCGGAGCCGCCCGGACGTGGTGATATCGACCGGTGCGGCTCCGGGATTGTTCTGCATTCTGTGGGGGCGAATGCTGGGCGCGCAAACGCTCTGGATCGACAGTATCGCCAACGCCGAACGCCTTTCGCTGTCAGGACGACTGGCGACGCGGATCGCGCATCGCTGCCTCACGCAATGGGAACACCTCGCCGACGGCAAGCGAGTACAATTCGCCGGAGGGGTGCTGTGA
- a CDS encoding DUF3604 domain-containing protein, producing MRRIAPGWALAGVAALALASCNGMGSVDESRAGDGEGTIELAEFPDRPYWGDTHLHTNNSIDAFGFGVRLGPEEALQFASGQEVTSTTGIKAKLSRPLDFLVISDHSDGLGSTRRLYEAPRVAILAMNDETVLRWYDMMHESPEQSQRAIAELIDAAANDRVPEALLSDEETQDKATRDIWDAHLETLDRYNKPGQFTALAGFEYTLMPDGNNLHRVVMFRDGSARTKQVIPYPGLDTEVEGLWDYMASYAKKTGGQALAIPHNSNVSNGLMFEMTMPDGSPMTAEYARKRANAEPVVEATQIKGDSEAHPYLSPNDEFAGFGVKGWELGNLPLTREATPDMFGGNYIREALKRGISLEEKLGVNPYAFGMIGSTDSHTAFATGDEDNFFGKHTGGEPAIKDRALKGQNLGTNAQRFGWHYLAGGYAAAWARGNTRAEIFDAFKRREVYATTGPRMVLRVFGGFDFAESDWDGDWVRAGYTRGVPMGGELTDGGQAPTFLISALKDPDGANLDRVQVVKGWLDASGELREQVYDVVWSDMETRVRTGGKVPAVGDTVDRKTAEYTNDIGATELRAAWTDPDYRQGQRAFYYVRVIEIPTPRWTLFDMVRFGIKLPEEALADAVAQERAYSSPIWLKPAALK from the coding sequence ATGCGCCGGATTGCGCCCGGATGGGCTTTGGCAGGCGTTGCGGCACTGGCACTGGCTAGCTGCAATGGGATGGGCAGTGTAGATGAGAGCCGGGCGGGCGACGGCGAGGGCACCATCGAACTCGCCGAGTTTCCCGACCGGCCCTATTGGGGCGACACCCACCTCCATACCAACAACTCGATCGATGCCTTCGGCTTTGGCGTCAGGCTTGGGCCGGAAGAGGCGCTGCAATTCGCCAGCGGCCAGGAAGTGACCTCGACCACCGGCATCAAGGCCAAGCTGTCCAGGCCGCTAGACTTCCTCGTTATCTCCGATCACTCGGACGGGCTAGGCTCGACCCGGCGGCTCTATGAGGCACCGCGCGTCGCGATTCTCGCCATGAACGACGAGACCGTGCTGCGCTGGTACGACATGATGCATGAGAGCCCCGAGCAATCGCAGCGCGCAATTGCTGAATTGATCGATGCGGCGGCGAATGATCGAGTACCGGAAGCGCTGCTGTCGGACGAGGAAACGCAGGACAAGGCGACCCGCGACATCTGGGACGCGCATCTCGAAACGCTCGACCGCTACAACAAGCCGGGTCAGTTCACCGCGCTGGCAGGCTTCGAATACACGCTGATGCCGGACGGCAACAATCTCCACCGCGTGGTGATGTTCCGCGATGGCAGCGCGCGGACCAAGCAGGTCATTCCCTATCCCGGCCTCGATACCGAGGTCGAAGGCCTGTGGGACTACATGGCGTCCTACGCCAAGAAGACCGGCGGCCAGGCGCTGGCGATCCCGCACAATTCCAACGTTTCGAATGGCCTGATGTTCGAGATGACCATGCCCGACGGCAGCCCGATGACCGCGGAGTATGCGCGCAAGCGGGCCAACGCCGAACCGGTGGTCGAGGCCACGCAGATCAAGGGTGACAGCGAGGCGCACCCCTATCTCTCGCCCAATGACGAATTCGCCGGCTTTGGGGTCAAGGGTTGGGAACTGGGCAATCTCCCGCTCACTCGCGAGGCGACGCCCGACATGTTCGGCGGGAACTACATTCGCGAAGCGCTCAAGCGCGGCATCTCGCTCGAAGAGAAGCTGGGCGTGAACCCCTACGCCTTCGGGATGATCGGCTCGACCGACAGCCACACGGCCTTCGCGACCGGCGATGAAGACAATTTCTTCGGCAAGCACACCGGCGGCGAGCCGGCGATCAAGGACCGTGCGCTCAAGGGCCAGAACCTTGGCACCAATGCACAGCGGTTCGGCTGGCATTATCTCGCCGGCGGCTACGCGGCCGCCTGGGCCCGGGGCAATACGCGCGCCGAAATCTTCGATGCCTTCAAGCGGCGCGAGGTCTATGCCACCACCGGGCCGCGCATGGTGCTGCGGGTCTTCGGCGGGTTCGACTTCGCCGAGAGCGATTGGGACGGCGATTGGGTCCGTGCGGGATATACGCGCGGCGTGCCGATGGGCGGCGAACTGACCGATGGCGGCCAGGCGCCGACCTTCCTGATCTCGGCACTCAAGGATCCCGATGGGGCCAACCTCGACCGGGTGCAGGTGGTGAAGGGCTGGCTCGATGCTTCGGGCGAGCTGCGCGAGCAGGTCTACGATGTCGTCTGGAGCGATATGGAAACGCGGGTTCGCACCGGCGGCAAGGTTCCTGCCGTGGGCGACACCGTCGATCGCAAGACGGCCGAATACACCAACGATATCGGAGCCACCGAACTCCGGGCGGCCTGGACCGATCCCGACTACCGCCAGGGACAGCGCGCCTTTTACTATGTGCGCGTGATCGAGATCCCGACGCCGCGCTGGACGCTGTTCGACATGGTTCGGTTCGGGATCAAGCTTCCCGAGGAAGCGCTGGCCGATGCCGTGGCTCAGGAACGTGCCTATAGCTCGCCGATCTGGCTCAAACCCGCTGCACTCAAATAA